Proteins found in one Salvia splendens isolate huo1 chromosome 10, SspV2, whole genome shotgun sequence genomic segment:
- the LOC121751790 gene encoding uncharacterized protein LOC121751790: MSERRGISHSPSLSPSHLKSSPRPSKPVSASRSLGSSPLSEKAIPNYLKPTLSSLLSGDAIKSNILARRRSFDKPPSPTPTTKPRGFSPTLSFRSSSFSGKTGRAITSPKSDRSLKGTREAGKPHRYARAVSGLKKSATFASKSASRKKDSSDHQESNVAGDEEDLVVGDLELEDESRKADSPTASEVLDADGGDASEVETSPTTLEQRNASIGEAESPTIGEESDDNVAKIESPTLLEQDDADTVSEVDDSAANPDHGKPNEDEGEEAKAPDMKLVDETAEVQQGVGEDDGEAVPRLSHGKKDVGLSNNVIEAMTREQRRNKVRALAGAFETVISLQEHK, translated from the coding sequence ATGAGTGAGAGAAGGGGAATCTCTCATTCTCCCTCTCTTTCCCCCTCTCATCTCAAATCAAGCCCCAGACCTTCCAAACCCGTCTCCGCAAGCAGAAGCCTCGGCTCCTCCCCATTGTCGGAGAAAGCCATTCCCAACTACCTCAAGCCGACGCTCTCGTCACTGCTCTCCGGGGACGCCATTAAGTCGAATATTCTAGCCCGGAGGAGGTCATTCGACAAGCCCCCCTCCCCGACCCCGACGACAAAACCAAGGGGCTTCTCGCCCACCCTGTCGTTCCGGTCCTCCTCGTTCTCTGGGAAGACTGGTAGGGCCATTACCTCTCCCAAAAGCGACCGGAGCTTGAAAGGGACAAGGGAGGCTGGCAAACCGCATCGGTATGCTAGGGCTGTGAGCGGTCTCAAGAAGAGCGCCACATTTGCAAGTAAAAGTGCTTCGAGAAAGAAAGATTCATCAGACCATCAAGAATCTAACGTTGCTGGAGATGAAGAAGATCTAGTGGTGGGAGATCTAGAACTTGAAGATGAAAGCCGCAAGGCTGATTCTCCGACAGCGTCTGAGGTGCTTGATGCTGATGGCGGCGACGCTTCTGAGGTTGAAACGTCCCCTACGACCTTGGAACAGCGCAACGCCAGCATTGGGGAGGCCGAGAGCCCCACAATTGGTGAAGAAAGTGATGACAATGTGGCTAAGATTGAGTCTCCTACACTTTTAGAACAAGATGATGCTGATACTGTGAGTGAAGTGGATGATAGCGCTGCTAATCCTGATCACGGTAAGCCCAATGAAGACGAGGGAGAAGAGGCAAAAGCACCGGATATGAAACTTGTAGACGAGACAGCAGAGGTGCAGCAGGGAGTAGGTGAGGATGACGGAGAAGCAGTGCCCAGACTGTCTCACGGGAAGAAGGACGTGGGACTCTCCAACAACGTGATCGAAGCAATGACCCGTGAGCAGAGGCGGAACAAAGTGAGAGCGCTCGCTGGAGCGTTTGAAACCGTCATATCCCTGCAGGAGCATAAGTAG